From Candidatus Manganitrophus morganii, the proteins below share one genomic window:
- a CDS encoding carboxypeptidase M32, with amino-acid sequence MKTLQDLKPLIEYLQEIQHLSSAISIFHWDQETYMPPGAGQARAEQLSSLGGLAHDKSVGPEMQRLLSQWVDLKSGGIKGEWDEAPQALLREVWRDYDKATKLPSEFVRRFAKASSISEQVWVEARKKSDFSLFMPHLKTMVDLKKEEIGYIGYKDSPYDALLDAYEPGMTVAQLVPLFAALKQELVPLLEKIVHSPVQPKCDFLRRSYAPEKQLAFGQQVLDAMGFDFTTGRQDLSAHPFTTSFHPTDVRITTRVDEHDLLSSLYSSIHEGGHALYDQGLQADLYGTPLGEARSLGVHESQSRLWENGIGRSKPFWGYFYPILQKTFPEGLRGVDPETFYAAVNTVRPSLIRVEADELTYNLHIMVRFEIERALIEENLPVEELPSLWNEKMRQYLGVVPDSDAHGVLQDIHWSGGAIGYFPTYTLGNLYSVQFLNQAKKEMPGLEGEIAKGNLLPLKKWLNEKIHRWGKQYPTEELVRRVTGEPLNPTYFVQYLKEKFGPIYRVT; translated from the coding sequence ATGAAGACCCTTCAAGATCTCAAGCCGCTCATCGAATACCTTCAAGAGATACAACATCTTTCCAGCGCGATTTCGATCTTTCATTGGGACCAGGAGACCTACATGCCGCCGGGGGCGGGACAAGCGCGGGCGGAGCAGTTGTCGTCCTTGGGCGGTTTGGCGCACGACAAGAGCGTCGGGCCGGAAATGCAGCGGCTTCTCTCCCAGTGGGTTGATTTGAAGAGCGGTGGAATCAAGGGGGAGTGGGACGAGGCGCCGCAGGCGCTTTTGAGAGAGGTTTGGCGAGACTACGACAAGGCGACGAAGCTTCCATCGGAATTTGTCCGGCGGTTTGCGAAGGCTTCGTCGATCTCGGAGCAGGTCTGGGTGGAGGCGCGAAAGAAGAGCGACTTCTCGCTGTTTATGCCGCACCTCAAGACGATGGTCGATCTGAAGAAAGAAGAGATCGGCTATATCGGTTACAAGGATTCTCCTTACGATGCGTTGCTTGATGCGTATGAGCCGGGGATGACGGTGGCGCAATTGGTTCCCCTCTTTGCCGCATTGAAGCAGGAATTGGTGCCGCTGCTTGAGAAGATCGTCCACTCGCCGGTCCAGCCGAAGTGCGATTTTCTCCGCCGCTCTTATGCGCCTGAGAAACAGCTGGCTTTCGGCCAACAGGTTTTGGATGCAATGGGCTTTGATTTTACTACGGGCCGGCAGGATCTCTCGGCGCATCCCTTCACCACCTCTTTTCACCCCACCGATGTCCGGATCACTACGCGGGTGGACGAGCATGATCTCCTCTCCTCCCTCTACAGCTCGATTCACGAGGGGGGGCACGCCCTCTACGATCAGGGGCTCCAGGCCGATCTCTACGGAACGCCGCTCGGCGAGGCGCGCTCGCTCGGGGTTCATGAGAGCCAATCCCGTCTCTGGGAAAACGGCATCGGCCGATCGAAGCCGTTCTGGGGGTATTTTTATCCGATCCTTCAGAAGACCTTTCCGGAAGGGTTGAGGGGGGTCGATCCGGAAACCTTCTATGCGGCGGTGAACACCGTCCGCCCATCGCTGATCCGCGTCGAAGCCGATGAGCTGACCTACAACCTCCATATCATGGTCCGGTTTGAAATCGAGCGGGCATTGATCGAGGAGAATCTTCCGGTCGAAGAACTTCCGTCGCTCTGGAACGAGAAGATGCGTCAATACCTCGGCGTGGTACCCGACTCCGACGCCCACGGCGTCCTTCAAGACATCCACTGGTCGGGCGGGGCGATCGGCTATTTTCCGACCTACACTCTCGGCAACCTCTATTCGGTTCAGTTTTTGAATCAGGCGAAGAAGGAAATGCCGGGTCTCGAAGGGGAGATCGCGAAGGGGAATCTCCTGCCGTTGAAAAAGTGGCTGAACGAAAAGATCCACCGGTGGGGAAAACAATATCCGACCGAAGAATTGGTCCGCCGCGTCACGGGGGAACCCTTGAACCCAACCTACTTCGTTCAATATTTGAAGGAAAAATTCGGTCCGATCTATCGCGTGACATAA